Proteins found in one Alteromonas macleodii genomic segment:
- a CDS encoding 3-deoxy-D-manno-octulosonic acid transferase, whose translation MFAAERNGYKPTLIEDICRWGYSLILVFIIPFAFLQLMLRGTTRNKDYNRRRFERFGFVAHAPKKDGYLFHCVSVGEVVAASCLIKRIMADEPDCQITVTTTTPTGSARVRAIFGDSVHHFYLPYDLHMAMAGMLKRIQPKAVLITEVELWPNLIHACWKRDIPVMVVNARMTDRSARRYKKIGKLFNPMLAKLYHICAQGQRDYKNYAWLGVPDKKLTLTNNIKFDQVASATAPDHPFLGLNRADYPILVAGSTHDLEEEAVLQAAKELWQQSPPFKVIIVPRHPERFDTVAKLIEAKSLPFVRSSQVQSVPEDTNVVLLDEMGKLNDAYAVASFAFVGGSIADRGGHNALEPASFSIPIIMGPHTYNNPVICSYLEECGALIKVESGEAMSAIVNRWLLKPNEREKAGQAGRKVLEENSGALEATVQCIRKYVN comes from the coding sequence ATGTTTGCTGCCGAGCGTAACGGCTACAAACCCACACTTATTGAAGATATATGCCGATGGGGATATTCGCTGATATTAGTGTTCATTATTCCCTTCGCCTTTTTACAGTTAATGCTAAGAGGTACCACCAGAAACAAAGACTATAACCGGAGAAGGTTTGAACGCTTTGGGTTCGTCGCACATGCACCTAAAAAAGACGGATACTTATTTCACTGTGTTTCAGTGGGAGAGGTGGTTGCGGCTTCTTGTTTAATTAAACGTATCATGGCGGATGAGCCCGATTGCCAGATTACGGTGACCACCACTACGCCTACGGGCTCTGCGCGGGTACGCGCAATCTTCGGTGACAGCGTGCATCACTTTTACTTACCTTACGATCTGCATATGGCTATGGCAGGAATGCTCAAAAGAATTCAGCCCAAAGCTGTGCTAATCACCGAGGTAGAGTTATGGCCTAACCTTATCCACGCATGCTGGAAACGGGATATACCTGTAATGGTCGTCAACGCCCGTATGACTGATAGGTCTGCCAGACGTTATAAAAAGATTGGTAAGTTGTTTAACCCTATGCTCGCTAAGCTTTACCATATTTGTGCCCAAGGGCAGCGCGACTACAAAAATTATGCATGGCTTGGGGTGCCCGATAAAAAGCTTACGCTTACTAACAACATCAAGTTCGACCAGGTAGCTTCTGCTACCGCGCCGGACCATCCTTTTTTAGGTTTGAATCGAGCAGATTACCCCATACTTGTAGCGGGGAGTACCCATGACCTTGAAGAAGAAGCGGTACTTCAAGCAGCAAAAGAGTTGTGGCAACAAAGCCCTCCCTTCAAAGTAATTATTGTTCCACGTCACCCTGAGCGTTTCGATACGGTAGCTAAGCTTATTGAAGCTAAATCGCTACCGTTTGTTCGAAGTTCTCAGGTGCAATCCGTACCAGAAGATACCAATGTGGTGTTACTCGATGAGATGGGCAAATTAAATGATGCCTATGCGGTGGCTTCTTTCGCCTTTGTTGGTGGCTCCATAGCTGATAGAGGGGGTCACAATGCCCTAGAGCCTGCAAGCTTTTCTATTCCGATAATAATGGGCCCTCACACTTATAATAATCCGGTTATCTGCAGTTACTTAGAAGAGTGTGGCGCGCTGATAAAAGTAGAGAGTGGGGAAGCAATGTCGGCGATTGTGAATAGATGGCTTCTAAAACCCAATGAGCGAGAAAAGGCAGGACAAGCTGGCCGTAAAGTATTAGAAGAAAATAGTGGTGCTCTTGAAGCTACTGTTCAGTGCATACGGAAATACGTTAACTAA
- a CDS encoding cation:proton antiporter, which produces MSDPLLSLVAVGLLSITCQYLAYKVRLPAILPLLIVGIVVGPVFGVLNADDLFGDLLFPVVSLSVAIILFEGSLTLKFSDIAGHGNMVRNLCSIGVLVTWVVAATAAHYSLDLSWQLSFLFGAIVTVTGPTVIVPMLRTVRPKTNLANILRWEGIVIDPIGALLAVLVFEFIVASQETAITHTLIAFGKTVGIGSVLGLASGYLLGLSIRKEWIPHYLLNTAVLTVILGVFAASNYVAHESGLLAVTISGMVLANMKDVDVEDILEFKETLSVLLISGLFILLATRLNLQSVIDVGWGSIVVLAAIMFIARPLSVLASSIGTGLKLNELALLSWIAPRGIVAAAVSALFSLKLEEIGYEGAGIIVPIVFMVIIATVVVQSLTSRSVASLLKVRAPAPTGYLIFGGSKFNRALACEMLNQKLDVTIADTNWDAIREARMMDIPVYFGNPMSDHAARHLDLNTFGTVLIMSPYKQLNPLIAYHFEYTMGKDKVWALTNNEQSTRPSHQVSEQYAKKLTLFDEGVTYGYLASAIARESAVKTTRLSEEFTFEQYTKQYGERATPLIAINAEGKSYTFINGNSIQPKAGWRIISLIEPELEQKIEE; this is translated from the coding sequence TTGTCAGACCCGCTTCTCTCACTCGTTGCAGTAGGATTGCTGTCAATTACATGCCAATACTTAGCTTATAAGGTAAGGCTTCCTGCAATTTTGCCGCTCTTAATAGTCGGTATTGTTGTCGGCCCGGTATTCGGTGTACTTAATGCGGACGACTTATTCGGCGATTTATTGTTTCCCGTCGTTTCTCTCTCTGTTGCCATTATCTTGTTCGAGGGCTCACTGACGCTAAAGTTTAGTGATATTGCGGGCCATGGCAATATGGTGAGGAACCTGTGCTCTATCGGTGTCTTAGTCACTTGGGTGGTTGCGGCGACAGCCGCACACTATAGCCTAGACCTTTCATGGCAGTTGTCCTTTTTGTTCGGTGCAATTGTTACTGTAACTGGACCTACCGTTATTGTTCCCATGTTAAGGACTGTACGACCTAAAACCAACCTAGCCAATATCTTACGTTGGGAAGGTATAGTTATCGATCCCATTGGAGCCTTGTTAGCGGTACTGGTATTCGAATTCATCGTAGCGTCACAAGAAACAGCTATTACACATACACTCATTGCCTTTGGAAAAACCGTCGGTATAGGCTCCGTATTGGGGCTTGCCTCAGGCTATTTACTGGGCCTATCTATTCGTAAGGAATGGATCCCCCACTATCTGCTTAATACCGCTGTGTTAACCGTTATTTTAGGTGTATTTGCAGCATCAAACTACGTAGCGCATGAATCGGGCCTTTTGGCGGTGACCATCTCTGGTATGGTGTTGGCCAACATGAAAGATGTTGATGTAGAAGACATCCTCGAATTTAAAGAAACCCTAAGCGTTTTACTTATTTCAGGTTTATTCATACTGCTTGCTACGCGACTGAACTTACAGTCTGTCATCGATGTAGGATGGGGATCGATTGTGGTGCTAGCCGCTATTATGTTTATAGCTCGCCCCCTGTCAGTATTAGCATCGTCCATTGGTACTGGACTTAAGCTGAATGAATTAGCGTTGCTAAGTTGGATTGCTCCACGTGGTATCGTTGCTGCAGCAGTCTCAGCCCTGTTCTCTCTTAAGCTTGAAGAAATCGGTTATGAAGGAGCGGGTATTATCGTTCCTATCGTCTTTATGGTGATTATCGCGACGGTTGTAGTGCAAAGTCTTACCTCTCGCAGTGTTGCATCTCTTCTTAAGGTTAGAGCGCCGGCGCCTACTGGCTACCTTATTTTTGGAGGTAGCAAATTCAATCGCGCCCTTGCGTGTGAAATGTTGAATCAAAAGTTGGACGTGACTATTGCAGATACTAACTGGGATGCGATTAGAGAGGCGCGCATGATGGATATTCCGGTGTATTTCGGTAATCCTATGTCCGATCATGCTGCTAGACATCTCGATTTAAACACCTTTGGCACTGTATTGATAATGTCGCCTTACAAACAATTGAACCCACTTATTGCTTATCACTTTGAGTACACTATGGGTAAAGACAAAGTGTGGGCGCTAACCAATAATGAACAGTCTACGCGACCTAGTCACCAAGTTAGCGAGCAGTATGCTAAAAAGCTTACGTTATTTGATGAGGGTGTTACCTATGGCTATTTAGCGTCAGCCATTGCCCGTGAATCTGCGGTTAAAACGACCCGGCTTTCAGAAGAGTTTACCTTTGAGCAGTATACGAAGCAGTATGGTGAACGGGCTACGCCGCTTATTGCCATTAATGCCGAAGGTAAAAGCTACACCTTTATTAACGGCAACAGCATTCAGCCTAAAGCTGGCTGGCGCATTATCAGCTTGATTGAGCCAGAGCTTGAACAAAAAATAGAAGAGTAA
- a CDS encoding methyl-accepting chemotaxis protein produces MTFSIKQKLIISLIVAVLAAAILVGSISQWIARDLVKENMEELQLPSLLKQVGNRVDREASVMLTVAHSIASNPDILAWSSAGADSAGERRLLGYLNNIVEFNDLTVASFVDRNTYKYWNQDGFLRVLKNDEFDGWFFAYKNSGEPISLSLYNEPGQGYRLFANYQQVNGRGMSGVAKSVDELLGIINAVKIAQTGFVFLVDGSGTIIAHPNTDLLGKAKLATISDSNTAGQLLNRQGFAMATSDSAGDTQLFASTYVEKAGWYVVAQVPEHELYASLDAGSRQIIIWALIIAGAFAFIGIWLAGTLTKPLESLADVFQQLGRGQGDLRSRIPMPEQKEIARLVEGFNNFIDHLHGTISQVAKTSHALKASAQDVAKQSHQTENSTKSQRDQTLQAAAALTQMGSTVNEVAQSATHAAQNANLATTNSAHGREITQRAVHAINGLSEQIQDVSRVIQSLDEHTAAIGGILDTIRGISEQTNLLALNAAIEAARAGDHGRGFSVVADEVRTLAQRAAQATDEIQVKIDKFQQDSKSAVSQMESSRTRTTDVVTATTEIDKLLQDIAEEIAHINDVNTQVATATEEQATVVEDINRNINDISASSEETLNATQILVNVSDKLDELAQELSLEVSRFKL; encoded by the coding sequence ATGACTTTCAGTATTAAACAAAAACTCATTATTTCTCTTATTGTGGCAGTACTTGCCGCAGCTATTCTTGTAGGTTCAATTAGCCAATGGATTGCCCGTGATCTCGTTAAAGAGAACATGGAAGAACTACAGCTCCCTTCTTTACTGAAACAGGTTGGCAACCGCGTAGACAGAGAGGCCAGTGTAATGCTGACTGTGGCGCACAGCATTGCCTCTAACCCCGATATTCTCGCTTGGTCATCAGCCGGCGCCGATAGCGCTGGCGAACGGCGTTTACTGGGCTATCTAAATAATATAGTTGAATTTAACGATTTAACGGTAGCCTCGTTTGTAGACAGAAACACCTACAAATATTGGAACCAAGATGGCTTTTTGCGTGTACTTAAGAACGATGAGTTCGACGGGTGGTTTTTCGCTTACAAAAATAGTGGCGAACCCATCTCGCTGAGTTTGTACAACGAACCCGGACAGGGTTACCGCCTGTTTGCGAATTATCAGCAAGTAAACGGCAGAGGTATGTCGGGTGTTGCTAAATCGGTAGATGAGTTATTAGGTATTATCAATGCCGTTAAAATTGCACAAACCGGATTTGTCTTTCTTGTAGACGGTAGCGGTACTATTATCGCACACCCCAATACTGATTTACTGGGCAAAGCCAAATTAGCGACAATAAGTGATTCGAACACAGCAGGACAACTGCTTAATCGTCAGGGTTTCGCTATGGCCACCAGCGACTCAGCAGGCGATACACAGTTATTTGCCAGTACCTATGTGGAAAAGGCGGGCTGGTACGTAGTAGCGCAAGTACCCGAGCACGAACTTTATGCATCTTTAGATGCGGGTAGCCGCCAAATCATTATATGGGCGTTGATCATAGCCGGTGCTTTTGCATTCATCGGTATATGGCTAGCTGGAACCCTTACCAAACCACTTGAATCACTCGCTGATGTTTTCCAACAGCTCGGCAGAGGGCAAGGCGATTTACGTTCTCGAATTCCTATGCCTGAACAAAAAGAAATTGCCCGCTTAGTAGAAGGGTTTAATAACTTTATCGACCACCTTCACGGCACTATCTCTCAAGTGGCTAAAACAAGCCATGCATTAAAAGCATCGGCTCAGGATGTAGCAAAGCAATCTCATCAAACTGAAAACTCTACTAAAAGCCAACGGGATCAGACGTTGCAAGCAGCTGCGGCATTAACGCAGATGGGCAGTACAGTAAATGAAGTGGCACAGTCAGCTACTCATGCCGCGCAAAATGCGAATTTAGCAACCACAAACTCGGCTCACGGTCGCGAAATTACTCAGCGTGCAGTGCATGCGATAAACGGCCTGTCAGAGCAAATTCAAGATGTATCACGAGTTATTCAGTCGCTAGATGAACACACCGCAGCCATTGGCGGTATCCTTGATACGATAAGAGGTATTTCGGAGCAAACTAACCTACTTGCGCTTAATGCTGCAATTGAAGCTGCGCGGGCTGGCGATCACGGTCGAGGCTTCTCGGTTGTTGCCGATGAGGTTCGAACTTTGGCGCAACGTGCCGCCCAAGCGACTGATGAAATACAGGTTAAAATTGACAAGTTTCAGCAAGATTCTAAATCTGCGGTTTCGCAAATGGAGTCGAGCCGTACGCGCACCACTGATGTTGTAACCGCAACCACTGAAATTGACAAGTTGCTTCAAGATATCGCCGAAGAGATTGCTCATATCAATGATGTGAATACGCAAGTTGCCACTGCAACCGAAGAACAAGCGACTGTGGTTGAAGATATAAACCGAAACATCAACGATATTAGTGCATCTAGTGAAGAAACCTTAAATGCAACGCAAATATTGGTGAATGTAAGTGACAAACTTGACGAGCTGGCGCAGGAACTTTCGCTAGAAGTGAGCAGGTTTAAGTTGTAA